CGACCATAAATCAGCTCTTCGGCGACCCGGCCCCCGAACATCATGGCGAGCTTCGCCTCCAGCTCCTTCTGGGAGTAGGAGTAGCGGTCGCGCTCGGGCAGCGACATGGTCACGCCCAGCGCCCGTCCGCGCGGGATGATGGTCACCTTGTGCAGCGGGTCGTGTCCCGGCACATGGAGGGCGACCAGGGCGTGGCCCGACTCGTGATAGGCGGTCGCCTCCTTTTCCTCGTCGGTCATGACCATGGAGCGGCGCTCGGCGCCCATCATGACCTTGTCCTTGGCCTCTTCCATCTCGGCCATCGTGACCATGCGCTTGTTCTTGCGCGCGGCCAGAAGGGCGGCCTCGTTGACCAGATTGGCCAGATCCGCGCCGGAGAAGCCCGGGGTGCCGCGGGCGATGACTTTGGCGTCGACGTCGGGCGCCAGCGGAACCCGGCGCAGATGCACCTTCAGGATCTTCTCTCGGCCGATGATGTCGGGATTGGGCACGACGACCTGTCGGTCGAAGCGGCCCGGCCGCAACAGCGCGGGGTCGAGCACGTCCGGCCGGTTGGTCGCGGCAATCAGGATGACGCCC
The sequence above is a segment of the Gemmatimonadota bacterium genome. Coding sequences within it:
- the ftsH gene encoding ATP-dependent zinc metalloprotease FtsH, whose protein sequence is VWIFFMRQMQSGTGRAMGFGKSRARMLTERTGRVTFEDVAGVEEAKQEVEEIVEFLRDPQKFQRLGGKIPKGVLLVGPPGTGKTLLARAIAGEANVPFFTISGSDFVEMFVGVGASRVRDMFEQGKKNAPCIIFIDELDAVGRHRGAGLGGGNDEREQTLNQLLVEMDGFETNEGVILIAATNRPDVLDPALLRPGRFDRQVVVPNPDIIGREKILKVHLRRVPLAPDVDAKVIARGTPGFSGADLANLVNEAALLAARKNKRMVTMAEMEEAKDKVMMGAERRSMVMTDEEKEATAYHESGHALVALHVPGHDPLHKVTIIPRGRALGVTMSLPERDRYSYSQKELEAKLAMMFGGRVAEELIYGR